The Sediminispirochaeta smaragdinae DSM 11293 genome has a segment encoding these proteins:
- a CDS encoding ATP-binding cassette domain-containing protein encodes MVQFIRHLVWLLRGVQVFALVGRSGTGKSFRAKLVAEKYGIELIIDDGLLIRDQKIIAGRSAKREKLFLSAIKTALFEDPAHLREVREAIDREKFRRILLIGTSERMVRKIAGRLGLPTPSKVLSIEQLASKEEIETAIKSRTEGKHVIPVPSIEIRQNYPQFVYDSVKVFFKKKLGLLPGGQRAFEKTVVQPEFSSKRGKVEISEAALTQMVLHCVDEWDDAVSVRKVSVKHDAGGYHLHLKVHLPIGVNLSGSLHDMQEYIISSLQRYGGVLITSVDITVDAVQSH; translated from the coding sequence ATGGTTCAGTTTATCCGCCATCTCGTATGGCTACTCAGGGGCGTACAGGTATTTGCGTTGGTAGGACGCAGCGGAACGGGTAAAAGCTTCCGGGCAAAACTTGTGGCAGAAAAATACGGTATTGAATTAATCATCGACGATGGATTACTTATTCGCGATCAGAAGATTATTGCGGGCCGTTCCGCTAAGCGGGAAAAGCTCTTCCTTTCCGCCATCAAGACTGCACTCTTCGAAGACCCCGCCCATCTTAGAGAAGTCAGGGAGGCTATTGATAGAGAAAAATTCAGGAGGATCCTTCTTATCGGTACAAGCGAACGAATGGTCAGGAAAATTGCGGGAAGGCTTGGACTACCTACTCCCTCGAAAGTATTGAGCATTGAACAACTTGCAAGTAAAGAAGAGATCGAAACGGCTATTAAAAGCAGAACGGAAGGTAAGCATGTGATCCCCGTTCCTTCTATAGAAATCAGGCAGAATTACCCCCAGTTTGTTTATGATTCCGTAAAGGTATTTTTCAAAAAAAAGCTTGGTCTTCTTCCCGGAGGACAACGGGCCTTTGAAAAGACCGTGGTACAACCCGAGTTCTCAAGCAAACGGGGAAAAGTTGAAATTAGTGAGGCGGCCCTTACCCAGATGGTTCTACACTGTGTCGATGAATGGGACGACGCAGTATCGGTACGGAAGGTAAGCGTCAAGCACGATGCAGGTGGATATCATCTTCATCTAAAGGTTCACCTCCCTATAGGAGTCAATCTTTCCGGTTCGCTTCACGATATGCAGGAGTATATTATTTCCAGTCTTCAGCGCTACGGGGGAGTCCTGATAACGTCGGTCGATATCACCGTCGATGCGGTACAAAGCCACTAA
- a CDS encoding helicase-related protein, whose amino-acid sequence MNHPELPIYQQRAKILDELEKNQVIVVESPTGSGKTTQLPMILYEAGYAGRGIIGVTQPRRIAAVSVSDYIASQMGTKVPGIVGYKMRFEDQTVSETAIKIMTDGILLQELKADRYLSRYSVIMVDEAHERSLNIDFILGLLKEIIQERKDLKVIISSATINPKIFSDYFGKAPILHIDAIIHPVEIRYAPLEHPGDPDLLTEKIVSIVGDTVKHKTPGDILIFLSGEKAIKDAMTALSTSSFAKKLYILPLYGRLTKEEQEQVFVPTPRGKSKVVISTNIAETSVTIDGITTVIDSGLAKLNYYNPRTFTSSLIEGPISQASCDQRKGRAGRTRPGVCYRLYDKRDYQHRDPFTLEEIYRTDLSEVVLRMAELDIQEFEAFDFISPPGRPGIIGAIETLKLLDALTEERQLTRTGLMMVDFPLSPRHSKILVEAIFRYPSAMEEVLIATAFLSTHTPFVLPPGEEMEARRAHHQLSDPAGDFISYISIFRQFIKLKGKKRREHFCDTYYLDYRTMGEIVNIKQQLEEIVSGFGVPISSGGATRDILCSIAAGLVQFVCVRTGRGIYRSLTADRIQIHPGSCMFRESPGFIVAGEIVRTSRMFARSVSPLHRSWLEEISPSLNLLITTKAGKPSSKKQEKEEKQKAKRDTSWTIKVGEKNFTMEPYKGKKKIAVLPWEEISPLVQSGESLPQIQENARAKITWSGYEIHTGDRIASIIKIVPFINPPKDLSYPAPGGKNYNAAEELEALCGHLDALLRTAKTKKSSKRLGFITLETDGVGVYWFKVIKSFHTAVDVSLSSLEALADELNESTKHTLVEKVNDAYRRLNTIFESY is encoded by the coding sequence ATGAACCATCCAGAGTTGCCTATCTACCAACAGCGGGCAAAGATCCTCGATGAACTCGAGAAGAACCAGGTTATCGTCGTGGAAAGCCCTACAGGGTCGGGTAAGACTACTCAGTTACCCATGATTCTTTACGAAGCAGGATACGCCGGGCGGGGAATAATCGGAGTAACCCAGCCGAGAAGGATCGCGGCGGTCTCCGTCTCCGATTATATCGCTTCCCAGATGGGAACAAAGGTCCCCGGCATTGTGGGATATAAGATGCGTTTTGAGGACCAGACCGTCTCCGAAACCGCCATCAAGATCATGACCGACGGGATTTTGCTCCAGGAACTAAAGGCTGATCGCTACCTGAGTCGCTATTCGGTCATCATGGTCGATGAGGCCCATGAGCGCAGCCTCAATATCGACTTTATTTTGGGATTGCTTAAGGAGATCATCCAGGAGCGAAAAGACCTGAAGGTTATTATCTCCTCTGCCACCATCAACCCAAAAATCTTTTCGGACTATTTCGGCAAGGCACCAATTCTTCATATCGATGCAATTATCCATCCCGTTGAAATCCGTTATGCGCCACTCGAACACCCCGGCGATCCCGATCTCCTAACGGAAAAGATCGTATCCATCGTCGGCGATACGGTAAAGCACAAAACGCCGGGTGACATTCTCATATTTCTTTCCGGTGAAAAGGCGATCAAGGATGCAATGACAGCCCTTTCAACCTCCTCTTTTGCAAAAAAGCTCTACATTCTTCCGCTGTACGGAAGGTTGACAAAAGAGGAACAGGAACAAGTTTTTGTTCCTACGCCGAGGGGGAAGTCAAAGGTGGTTATTTCCACCAACATCGCTGAAACAAGTGTTACCATCGATGGCATCACCACGGTCATAGATTCGGGACTGGCAAAGCTTAACTACTACAATCCGCGCACCTTTACCAGCAGTCTCATTGAAGGGCCTATCTCGCAGGCAAGCTGCGACCAGCGAAAGGGGCGCGCCGGACGAACACGGCCGGGAGTTTGTTATCGTCTTTACGATAAACGGGATTATCAGCATCGCGATCCCTTTACCCTTGAAGAAATCTATCGAACCGATCTTTCGGAAGTCGTTCTGCGCATGGCAGAACTCGATATCCAGGAATTTGAAGCCTTTGATTTTATCAGTCCTCCGGGGCGCCCCGGCATCATTGGAGCAATCGAAACCCTCAAACTGTTGGATGCGCTCACCGAAGAACGACAGCTCACGAGAACAGGGCTCATGATGGTCGATTTTCCTCTGAGCCCCAGACACTCCAAAATCTTGGTGGAGGCCATATTCCGCTATCCCTCGGCGATGGAAGAAGTACTTATTGCCACCGCCTTTCTTTCAACGCATACCCCCTTTGTGCTTCCCCCAGGAGAGGAGATGGAGGCAAGAAGGGCCCATCATCAGCTTTCCGACCCTGCAGGGGATTTTATCTCCTACATTTCCATTTTCCGACAGTTTATCAAACTGAAAGGGAAAAAACGGCGGGAACACTTTTGCGATACCTACTATCTCGACTACCGAACCATGGGAGAGATCGTAAACATTAAACAACAACTCGAGGAAATTGTTTCCGGCTTTGGAGTGCCCATCTCCTCCGGCGGAGCGACCCGGGATATCCTCTGCTCGATTGCCGCCGGACTTGTGCAATTCGTCTGTGTGCGTACGGGAAGAGGCATCTATCGCAGCCTCACCGCCGATAGAATACAAATTCATCCGGGAAGCTGTATGTTTCGAGAATCTCCAGGGTTCATTGTGGCAGGGGAGATTGTCCGCACCAGCAGAATGTTCGCACGATCCGTCAGCCCCCTCCACCGTTCCTGGCTCGAAGAGATATCCCCCTCACTGAATCTGCTGATAACGACAAAAGCGGGAAAGCCAAGTTCAAAAAAACAAGAGAAAGAGGAGAAGCAGAAAGCGAAGCGGGACACGAGCTGGACAATCAAGGTCGGAGAAAAAAACTTTACGATGGAGCCCTACAAGGGGAAAAAGAAGATCGCAGTACTTCCCTGGGAAGAGATATCACCCCTGGTCCAATCGGGAGAATCGTTGCCACAGATACAGGAAAACGCCAGGGCAAAGATTACCTGGTCCGGGTATGAAATCCATACGGGAGACAGAATCGCCAGCATTATCAAGATTGTTCCCTTTATCAATCCGCCGAAAGACCTTTCGTATCCTGCCCCCGGGGGGAAAAACTATAATGCCGCAGAGGAACTCGAAGCGCTGTGTGGTCACCTCGATGCCTTACTGCGAACTGCAAAGACGAAAAAATCGTCAAAACGACTTGGCTTCATTACCCTGGAAACCGATGGCGTTGGTGTCTACTGGTTCAAGGTGATTAAAAGCTTTCATACCGCGGTGGATGTCTCGCTATCAAGCCTTGAAGCCCTTGCCGACGAACTGAATGAATCGACAAAGCATACGCTGGTGGAAAAGGTAAACGACGCGTATCGTCGCTTAAACACTATTTTTGAATCATATTAA
- a CDS encoding ArsR/SmtB family transcription factor gives MDDQTCCADIIIETYAEKLKVCGHPVRLKILCLIEKEEACVMELWKCLNQSQPVVSQHLAVLKEKGIVDSEIQGNKRFYSIVDPFIKSIVQSLGTV, from the coding sequence ATGGACGATCAAACTTGTTGTGCAGATATTATTATTGAGACCTACGCTGAGAAGCTCAAGGTATGTGGACACCCTGTTCGCCTCAAGATCCTTTGTCTTATTGAGAAGGAAGAGGCATGTGTTATGGAGCTCTGGAAGTGTTTAAACCAGTCACAGCCCGTGGTCTCACAGCACCTCGCCGTTCTGAAAGAAAAGGGAATAGTCGATTCCGAGATTCAGGGAAACAAACGCTTTTATTCTATTGTAGACCCTTTTATTAAGTCGATTGTTCAGTCGTTGGGTACCGTCTGA
- a CDS encoding 3-dehydroquinate synthase, producing MKQEFRLGERVSTVRFLEQGERAEEIIRREYPHSLIIWVADENTSRYLPAGEPHCLVLPAGEAFKTMETILRIVDFALQVGAGRDSLFVALGGGVVCDMTAFAASVYMRGAGVVLLPSTLLAMVDATLGGKSGVDYRGYKNIIGTFYPASLIIIEPTYLASLPQREIMGGLAEVVKHAMLSGEDALERIERLLPDIKAGNRDAFSSIIAESLTVKGAVIEQDPLERGIRAHLNLGHTFAHALESATGFNGWSHGEAVAWGLSRALHAGELLGETDPGYRRFIDELLDRFGYRRYAEADTSAILEAVGSDKKKRGGEVRFVLQKKAGDTFTRALPREIVEEAISGGCLNP from the coding sequence ATGAAGCAAGAATTTCGACTTGGAGAGCGGGTGAGTACTGTCCGTTTCCTTGAACAGGGGGAACGGGCAGAAGAGATTATCAGGCGCGAATATCCTCATTCCCTTATCATCTGGGTTGCCGACGAGAATACCTCCCGTTATCTTCCGGCTGGGGAGCCTCATTGTTTGGTTTTACCTGCGGGCGAAGCCTTCAAGACGATGGAAACAATCCTTCGCATTGTAGATTTTGCTCTTCAGGTCGGGGCCGGACGCGATAGCCTTTTCGTTGCCCTTGGCGGTGGTGTTGTGTGCGACATGACCGCCTTTGCGGCCTCGGTATACATGCGGGGAGCCGGGGTCGTTCTTTTACCCAGTACGCTTCTGGCAATGGTTGATGCCACGCTCGGAGGAAAGAGCGGTGTGGACTATCGTGGCTACAAAAACATCATAGGAACCTTTTATCCTGCTTCGCTGATCATTATTGAACCGACATATCTGGCTTCTCTCCCTCAGAGGGAAATCATGGGAGGACTTGCCGAGGTTGTCAAACATGCCATGCTCTCCGGCGAGGATGCCCTTGAAAGGATCGAAAGGCTTCTTCCCGATATAAAGGCGGGCAATCGTGATGCCTTCTCTTCGATTATTGCCGAAAGTTTGACGGTGAAAGGGGCGGTTATCGAGCAAGATCCCTTGGAAAGAGGGATACGTGCTCATCTTAATCTCGGACATACCTTTGCCCATGCACTGGAAAGTGCCACCGGGTTTAACGGATGGAGTCACGGTGAGGCGGTAGCATGGGGGCTTTCCCGGGCCCTCCACGCCGGTGAGCTTTTAGGAGAAACCGATCCTGGCTATCGGCGCTTTATCGATGAACTTCTTGATCGTTTCGGTTATAGAAGATATGCCGAGGCCGACACCTCCGCAATCCTTGAGGCAGTCGGAAGCGATAAAAAGAAGCGGGGAGGCGAGGTGCGTTTCGTTTTGCAAAAAAAGGCGGGCGATACCTTTACCAGAGCGCTTCCCCGAGAAATTGTCGAGGAAGCGATATCCGGCGGCTGTCTGAACCCTTAG
- the pcnB gene encoding polynucleotide adenylyltransferase PcnB, which yields MLKRYATDEKGQSVPIAKIYTEQEHPISSDQIDSDAFAITRRLKDAGFEAYIVGGAVRDLLQGKSPKDFDIATSAYPKQVRKLFRNSRIIGRRFRLVHVHYGSGKIIEVSTFRTDDEEGNSNNVFGTLEDDVKRRDFSVNALYFDPQKLHIIDFVDGVKDVRAGKMKSLLPLDRTFKDDPVRMIRAIKYSTGGGFRMGWKLRRAIARHVDELERCPSSRMTEEVFKVLASGRSALLIDEFLKTGLFRHMLPRIDSLLKSGDKKLRGAFFASLEELDLLVREKNEDRKGQMLVRLLGPFLELSLEGTNSVDLFRDTFKSFKQLLEPITPPNHEVEMAVIKLFRQCGIRTPRNIARRPKPSSLEPIAKDKENKTRRSRRRKKRQSAENADVALDV from the coding sequence TTGCTGAAACGATATGCTACCGATGAGAAGGGGCAAAGTGTCCCGATAGCGAAAATTTACACCGAGCAAGAACACCCGATCTCTTCCGATCAAATCGATAGTGATGCCTTTGCCATTACAAGGCGTCTTAAGGATGCCGGATTTGAGGCCTATATTGTCGGCGGAGCGGTGAGAGATTTGCTTCAGGGGAAGAGTCCGAAAGATTTTGATATTGCAACCAGTGCATATCCAAAGCAGGTTAGAAAGCTTTTTCGTAATTCGAGGATCATCGGAAGACGTTTTCGCTTGGTACATGTGCACTATGGTAGCGGTAAGATCATTGAGGTATCGACCTTTCGGACCGACGACGAGGAAGGTAACTCGAATAATGTGTTCGGTACCCTTGAAGACGATGTAAAACGCAGGGATTTTAGCGTAAACGCCCTCTATTTTGATCCGCAAAAACTGCACATCATCGATTTTGTCGATGGTGTAAAAGATGTCAGAGCCGGAAAGATGAAGAGTTTGCTCCCCTTAGATAGGACCTTTAAAGATGATCCTGTCCGTATGATCAGGGCGATCAAGTATTCTACCGGTGGCGGATTTCGCATGGGATGGAAGCTTCGCCGGGCCATCGCCAGGCATGTGGACGAGCTTGAGCGTTGTCCATCCTCCCGCATGACCGAAGAGGTGTTTAAGGTCCTCGCCTCCGGTCGCTCGGCTCTTCTTATTGATGAATTTTTGAAAACAGGATTGTTTCGCCATATGCTCCCGCGTATCGATTCCCTTCTCAAATCGGGGGACAAGAAGCTTCGAGGAGCCTTCTTTGCTTCCTTGGAAGAGTTGGACCTTCTTGTTCGGGAAAAGAACGAGGATCGTAAGGGACAAATGCTTGTTAGGTTGCTTGGCCCCTTTCTGGAACTCTCCCTAGAGGGTACCAATAGTGTCGATCTGTTCCGTGATACCTTTAAATCCTTTAAGCAGTTGCTTGAACCAATAACACCGCCCAACCATGAAGTGGAGATGGCGGTCATAAAGCTTTTTCGGCAATGCGGTATCAGAACCCCACGTAATATTGCACGAAGACCGAAACCCTCCTCTCTCGAGCCCATAGCGAAAGATAAGGAGAATAAAACGAGACGAAGTCGTAGACGAAAAAAGCGCCAGTCGGCTGAAAATGCCGACGTAGCGCTTGATGTTTAA
- a CDS encoding DUF1570 domain-containing protein yields the protein MKRRSIIAVLLLCTTAMVFGQSMQMAEGNHYRVFSEMGKEDAQANAEFLDAFFVLFNSYFHFDPAELQNKMNVRLFSSKAKFDDYLRSTVSETRDTFVFLQYKNSAKSELVGYAMDDPELERRSLIHHGFVQYLRSFISEPPLWLQKGFAIYFEESSYNADRKTAIYRENLGWIPYLRTLLAEENETEGSSGLLPLNMLLYVDAETANANIDQFYAESWGLVSFLLNSEYKNYNRALWDAISSLSADATKRDNENSTVQRAFAWTDRNLFVSDFASYISSVKTFPDLIESGMQAYGLEQYDEAEKLFSSAMALRPENYIPYYYLGLIGYARADYASAEYYYHSSIQAGGNAPLTYYALGVNAYADSRNSDAAFYLSQVKSLDPEGFGVKADDLLTRINSESGNATKETEE from the coding sequence ATGAAACGAAGATCAATCATCGCAGTTCTTCTTCTATGCACCACAGCCATGGTATTTGGGCAAAGCATGCAGATGGCGGAAGGGAATCACTATAGAGTCTTCTCCGAAATGGGTAAAGAAGATGCACAGGCAAATGCCGAATTTCTTGATGCATTTTTCGTGCTCTTCAACTCGTACTTTCATTTTGATCCCGCGGAGCTTCAGAATAAAATGAATGTCAGGCTCTTTTCCAGCAAGGCAAAGTTTGATGATTATCTTCGCTCGACGGTATCAGAGACAAGAGATACCTTTGTCTTTCTTCAATATAAAAATTCAGCGAAAAGCGAGCTTGTCGGCTATGCCATGGATGATCCGGAATTGGAGCGTCGCTCCCTTATCCATCACGGTTTCGTTCAATACCTCCGCAGCTTTATTAGCGAGCCTCCCCTTTGGCTGCAGAAGGGCTTCGCTATTTATTTCGAAGAGAGCAGTTACAACGCAGACCGGAAAACGGCAATCTATCGGGAAAATCTTGGATGGATTCCCTATCTGAGAACCCTTCTTGCCGAGGAAAACGAAACAGAAGGAAGTTCAGGACTGCTGCCTCTCAATATGCTTCTCTATGTCGATGCCGAAACCGCAAATGCGAATATCGACCAGTTCTATGCCGAAAGCTGGGGACTTGTCTCGTTCCTACTCAACAGCGAGTACAAAAATTACAATAGAGCTCTGTGGGATGCAATTTCGAGTCTCTCCGCCGATGCGACAAAACGCGACAATGAGAATTCCACGGTACAGCGCGCCTTTGCATGGACGGACCGCAATCTCTTTGTTTCCGACTTTGCAAGTTATATCTCCTCGGTCAAAACCTTCCCGGATCTGATTGAATCGGGAATGCAGGCCTATGGGCTTGAACAATACGATGAGGCGGAAAAGCTCTTCAGTTCCGCGATGGCTCTTCGCCCGGAGAATTACATTCCCTACTACTATCTGGGCCTCATCGGTTATGCAAGAGCAGACTATGCCTCGGCGGAATATTACTATCACTCTTCCATTCAGGCGGGCGGGAACGCTCCTCTCACCTACTACGCTCTTGGTGTAAATGCTTATGCCGATAGTCGCAACAGCGACGCAGCCTTTTACCTAAGCCAGGTAAAGAGCCTGGATCCGGAGGGTTTCGGCGTCAAAGCAGATGATCTGCTTACGAGAATCAACTCTGAAAGCGGAAATGCGACGAAAGAGACAGAAGAGTAA
- the hisS gene encoding histidine--tRNA ligase, whose translation MIIEPRVLKGFRDFLPDQASRRIAIMHTLEQVFLGYGFVPIDTPVLEYREVLLGKGGGETDKQVYAFTDQGGREVAMRFDLTVPFARFMASHINELSLPFKRYHIDKVWRGENTQKGRYREFVQCDFDIVGIDALSADLEILLMMRSAFTALGIDNVSFKVNHRGLFNRFLDTIEVASHSAAILRIVDKLAKIGEKEVREQLASEIGSQTAEKVLDYIQAKGSFLEAVEKLEELAGGSCEESNRLREIYRALEEASVADSFILDPSITRGLDYYTGIVYETFLNDLPQIGSVCSGGRYNNLASLYTKQQLPGVGSSIGLDRLVAALEELGKAGGSTSAPAVAIFNIDESLSGYYHMLAGKVRKAGLSCEVQLQSQKLGKQFAWAEKRGIRMALICGGDEKNAGKVSVKNLATRESRNMIDIKEAIDWCRMVATEE comes from the coding sequence GTGATCATAGAGCCAAGAGTCTTAAAAGGTTTCAGGGATTTTCTTCCCGATCAGGCATCTAGACGGATTGCCATCATGCATACACTTGAACAGGTTTTTCTCGGTTATGGATTTGTTCCAATCGATACCCCGGTTCTCGAATACCGGGAGGTACTGTTGGGTAAGGGCGGAGGAGAGACCGATAAGCAGGTCTATGCCTTTACCGATCAAGGGGGTAGAGAGGTCGCCATGCGATTCGACCTCACCGTTCCCTTTGCCCGTTTCATGGCAAGCCATATTAATGAATTGTCCCTCCCCTTCAAACGCTATCATATCGACAAGGTCTGGCGAGGGGAAAATACACAGAAAGGCCGATACCGGGAGTTCGTACAGTGCGACTTTGATATCGTCGGAATCGACGCCCTCTCGGCCGATCTCGAAATTCTTTTGATGATGCGCAGTGCCTTTACCGCCCTCGGCATCGACAATGTGAGCTTCAAGGTCAATCATCGGGGGCTTTTCAACCGCTTCCTCGATACCATTGAGGTGGCCTCCCATTCTGCGGCAATACTGCGCATTGTCGACAAATTGGCCAAAATCGGCGAGAAAGAAGTGCGCGAGCAGCTGGCCTCAGAAATCGGCTCCCAGACAGCAGAAAAGGTGCTCGACTACATTCAGGCAAAAGGAAGCTTTCTCGAGGCCGTGGAGAAGCTTGAAGAGCTCGCCGGGGGCAGTTGCGAGGAGAGTAATCGATTGCGGGAGATTTACCGGGCACTCGAAGAGGCCTCGGTTGCCGACTCCTTTATCCTCGATCCTTCGATAACCCGGGGCCTGGACTACTACACGGGGATCGTCTACGAGACCTTCCTCAACGACTTGCCTCAAATAGGATCGGTTTGTTCAGGAGGCCGTTACAACAACCTTGCATCCCTTTACACCAAACAGCAGTTGCCAGGGGTAGGCTCCTCCATCGGACTAGACCGTCTCGTTGCCGCGCTGGAAGAGCTGGGCAAGGCAGGAGGGAGCACCAGCGCTCCCGCCGTTGCCATATTTAATATCGATGAATCACTGTCTGGATACTATCACATGCTCGCAGGAAAAGTGCGAAAGGCAGGCCTCTCCTGTGAGGTCCAACTCCAAAGCCAAAAACTTGGGAAACAGTTCGCCTGGGCCGAAAAGCGCGGTATCCGAATGGCCCTTATCTGTGGAGGAGACGAGAAGAACGCAGGAAAAGTCTCGGTCAAGAATCTCGCGACGCGAGAGTCTCGTAACATGATTGACATAAAAGAGGCAATTGATTGGTGCCGGATGGTCGCCACAGAGGAATGA
- a CDS encoding cysteine desulfurase family protein, with protein MMERIYLDWAATAPLSDRAREAYDKTAERFPGNPSAVHKEGKEASSLLEACRKRVAHMLGTEPEHIIFTSGGTESNAIVLHSFLRTKGTGKIIIPGFEHPAIWEYRPIFSEFGFSLAEPSIREESRFSVEEYVRLITGDTKLACCMAVHNETGEIFPIQKLVEAIRSKEEGHPVHIHTDAVQAGGKREISIAEDIIASGIDSASFSGHKIGAPRGIGILYLKKPLAHPFPGGGQEMGMRPGTENLPAIAALTESLTMATEGRLPSKEAQMLLFEGLSSMKGVSVIPRSRKASPRNFVGSTISATASPIPSETLVRVMNDKGYAISAGSACSNRGSHGGKKIRRALMKAGVGEADALGAFRISIGPDTTCAQIEQFLQALDQTIQFLGRAF; from the coding sequence ATGATGGAAAGAATATACCTCGATTGGGCGGCAACAGCACCTTTAAGCGATCGAGCCCGAGAGGCTTATGATAAAACTGCCGAAAGATTTCCCGGAAATCCTTCGGCAGTACACAAAGAAGGGAAAGAGGCATCGTCTCTTCTCGAAGCGTGCAGGAAGCGTGTTGCCCATATGCTGGGAACCGAACCGGAGCACATCATTTTCACCTCCGGAGGAACAGAGAGCAATGCCATTGTTCTCCACTCTTTTCTCAGGACTAAGGGAACCGGAAAGATTATCATCCCAGGCTTCGAACATCCCGCCATATGGGAGTATCGCCCGATTTTCAGCGAATTCGGTTTTTCCCTGGCAGAGCCTTCGATCCGGGAGGAGAGCCGTTTTTCCGTGGAAGAGTATGTAAGGCTCATCACCGGGGATACAAAGCTTGCCTGCTGTATGGCAGTCCACAACGAAACAGGGGAGATCTTTCCCATACAAAAGCTTGTTGAAGCAATACGAAGTAAAGAGGAAGGTCATCCCGTTCATATTCACACCGATGCGGTTCAGGCAGGCGGTAAACGAGAGATTAGTATTGCCGAAGATATCATCGCTTCGGGGATCGATTCCGCCAGCTTCAGCGGCCACAAGATAGGAGCTCCCCGGGGGATAGGAATTCTTTACCTTAAGAAACCTCTTGCCCATCCATTTCCAGGTGGGGGCCAGGAAATGGGTATGAGGCCGGGAACGGAAAACCTGCCAGCCATTGCGGCTTTGACCGAAAGCCTTACCATGGCCACGGAGGGACGGCTGCCGAGTAAAGAGGCACAGATGCTGCTATTTGAGGGGCTTTCCTCCATGAAAGGGGTAAGCGTTATTCCTCGTTCGCGAAAGGCATCACCCCGGAATTTTGTCGGATCGACCATCAGCGCCACCGCATCACCCATTCCTTCCGAAACATTGGTACGCGTCATGAACGATAAGGGATATGCCATATCCGCTGGATCTGCCTGTTCAAATCGTGGTAGTCATGGTGGAAAGAAAATCAGACGTGCCCTTATGAAGGCAGGAGTCGGAGAAGCGGATGCCCTGGGAGCCTTTCGCATTTCCATAGGCCCAGATACCACCTGTGCCCAGATAGAACAATTTCTGCAAGCCCTTGATCAGACAATACAATTTCTCGGAAGGGCATTTTAA